The following are encoded together in the Hypanus sabinus isolate sHypSab1 unplaced genomic scaffold, sHypSab1.hap1 scaffold_504, whole genome shotgun sequence genome:
- the LOC132389225 gene encoding uncharacterized protein LOC132389225, giving the protein MSVPKLIAYPTDETNSALESRTGNDSRPDLRLRNAPALNHIASTPDSKLFVLKSHLSSLENELFALPRNLSVLSTDLPVQHRAQTHLRDTFNDLELKYRTLNETKAQICRLLTGRQDETNSALESRTGDDSRPDLRLRNVPSLNHNASTPDSKLFLLKSHRSSLENELFALPRNLSVLSTDLFVQHRAQTHLRDRFNGLELKYRTLHGTKAQICRLLTGRQAPGLQMSARRFPAV; this is encoded by the exons atgtcagtccccaaactaatcgcttACCCCACAGACGAGACGAACTCCGCCCTTGAATCCAGGACAGGCAACGATTCCCGCCCGGATCTCCGTCTCAGGAATGCACCGGCCCTCAACCACATCGCCTCCACCCCCGACAGCAAACTGTTTGTCCTGAAAAGCCACCTCTCCTCACTCGAAAACGAATTGTTCGCCCTACCAAGGAACCTCTCCGTCCTGAGCACCGATCTCCCTGTTCAGCATCGAGCGCAAACTCATCTCAGAGACACATTCAATGACCTCGAATTGAAGTACAGAACtctcaacgaaaccaaggctcaaatctgccGACTGCTGACGGGCAGACAGG ACGAGACGAACTCCGCCCTTGAATCCAGGACAGGCGACGATTCCCGCCCGGATCTCCGTCTCAGGAACGTTCCGTCCCTCAACCACAACGCCTCCACCCCCGACAGCAAACTGTTTCTCCTGAAAAGCCACCGCTCCTCCCTCGAAAACGAATTGTTCGCCCTGCCAAGGAACCTCTCCGTCCTGAGCACCGATCTCTTTGTTCAGCATCGAGCGCAAACTCATCTCCGAGACAGATTCAATGGCCTCGAATTGAAGTACAGAACTCTCCACggaaccaaggctcaaatctgccGACTGCTGACGGGCAGACAGG